Genomic segment of uncultured Desulfobacter sp.:
AAAGGCCTTGCCCGGGGTGCCGGTAACAATGTGAACCGGTTTCATGCCGATGGTCACAAGGAATTCAACCAAGGGAATGAGCTGATCCGGGTCACCGGCAATGGCAACCTTTTTGCCGTACAGGTGGGGCTGCATGTCTGAAATCACGTCCAGGAGCTGTCCGCGTTCCTGGGTCACAGAATCGGGAACGCTAACGCCGGCTACGGTGCGCAGGGCATCAACGAACCGGTCTGTGGCCAACAGGCCGATGGGCAGATCCAGTACCTGGCCGGGGACCTGAAACTGGGACTCAAGGGCTTTGACGGCATCAGTCGTGGCCCAGGCACCCAGGCCGATGGAACCGATGCTGTCGCCGGTGCTTTTCAGGTCTTCAATGCTGGTTCCGCCTTTGGGGTACATATTGAATTTACCGGTGAGCGGTCCGTTCACAATACCGGAAGTGTCCGGAAACAGGATGGATCCAATGCCCATCATTGCGGCAATTCTCTTGATCTCAGCCATATCCGAAGGTTCTACAAACCCAGGAATCAGGTTGACCTTACCGTTGGATGTGCCGGTCTTTTCGGCCATCTGTATGGCAATGGACTTCACCATATTGGCAAAGCCGGTGACATGGGACCCCACATAGGATGGTGTTGCCGTATGAACGACATACTTGCCTTCGGGGATGGTGCCGTCTTTTTTGGCCTTTCTGACAATCTGGTTCACGTCGTCGCCGATGGTCTCGGACAGACAGGTGGTATGCACCGCAACCACGTCGGGGTTGTAGGTGGTGAAGATGGTCAACAGGGCCTGAAGCAGGTTGGCCTGGCCGCCGAATACCGATGCACCTTCTGTAAAGGAGGAGGTGGCCGCCATGATGGGCTCACGGTAATGACGGGTCAAGGTGGATCTGTGATAGGCGCAGCAGCCCTGGGAACCGTGGCTGTGGGGCAGGCAGGCGTGGATGCCGAGGCCTGCATACATGGCGCCGATGGGCTGGCAGGTCTTGGCCGGGTTAACTGCCAGGGCTTTTCTTTCTACAATCTCTTTGGGGGTATGTCGAAGCAGCATAAGTTTCTCCTGTTGCTTTTTAATCTATAATTTAAATGATTATTCCGTAGCTTATTCGGCAGAGGCTTCAGCCTCTTTCTGCCAGGGGGCTTTCAAGTAATCCCAGATGTTGGCGTTGAGCATGCGGTCAATTTCTTCATAAAAGTTCATTGCACCTTTGAATACCGCATAGGGTCCACCTGAATCATAGGAGTGGAGCTGCTTCATGGGGATACCGTTTTTCTGGACTGCGTACTTTTCCTTGATACCGGCACAGAAGATGTCAGGTCTGTACATTTCAATCAGGGTTTCGGTTTCGTGCTGGCTGATGTCATCAATAATCAGGGAGCCTTCGACCATGTCAGGCACCATACCCTCATACTCTTTGAACGGGAATCCCTTGGCTTCCAGGGCTTTCATCTGCTCTTCGGTCTTTCTGGGGCTGTACCGGGTCTCGTCGGCTTCGATTTCCAGCTCTTCAATATTTCTGGAGTCGGCGTCAATCTTGATGTCCGGAATCACGTGGCGTCCTTCATAGTCATCCCTGTGGGCAAACTCGTATCCGGCGGAGAGGACTTCCATGCCCAGATCCCTGAACAGTTCCTGGTAGTGATGGGCGCGGGAACCACCAACGAACATCATGGCGGTTTTGCCTTCACAACGGGGTTTAATCTCTGCGATCTTGGCTTCAACAGGGATCATCTCTTCGGCAATGACCTTTTCTACGGTGTCGATGAGTTCCTGGTCTTCAAAATAAGCGGCGATCTTACGCAGACTGCTGGCAGTGGACCGGGGTCCAAGGAAGCTGATCTTTATCCAGGGGATGCCGTATTTAATCTCAAGCATGTCTGCTACGTAGTTGATGGATCTGTGGCACATAACGGCATTGAGGTCCGCGGTGTGGCAATTGGCAAACTGGTCAACGGTGGAGTTGCCGGAGAAGGTGGACACCACGCTGATACCGCATTTTTCCAGCAGGTCGTCAATGATGAATGCGTCGCCGCCGATGTTGTACTCACCCAAGAGGTTGATCTTGAATTTGGCGTCGGAGATGGTGTCATCCAGGCCCACAACATGGGTAAAGATGGCGTTGTTGGCAATATGATGGCCGGCGGACTGGCTTACACCCTTATATCCTTCACAGGAGAAACCGAATATATTGATGCCAAGTTCTGCTTTCATCTCCCTGGCCACGGCGTGAATGTCGTCACCGATCAGACCCACCGGACAGGTGGAGAAGATGGAGATGGCCTTGGGTTTGAAGATGTCATAGGCTTCCTGGATGGCGGCCTTGAGTTTCTTTTCTCCGCCGAAAACAATGTCCTCGTCCTGCATGTCCGTGGAAAAGCAGTAGGTCATGAAATTATCTGCGTCGTCTGATGGCGGCCGGGTCTGGTTACGACGGGTCAGCCAGGAGTAAAATCCGCAGCCGATGGGGCCGTGGGTCAGGTTGATGATGTCCCGGGTCGGGCCCATGATAACGCCCTTGCAACCTGCGTAGCAGCATCCTCTCTGGGTGATGATGCCCGGAACGGTCCGGACGTTGGCGCCTACCGAGAGGCTGCTTTTTTCTTCTTCGCTGGAAACCGGTGTGATCTGCTTGCCGCGTTTCCGGGCCACCTTGGGCGGATACTTGGCCAGTATTTCTTTTTTTACATCTTCCGGGTTAACGGTAGTGTTTCGTTCGCCTGTCATATGTTTATACCCCTATCTTATCTCTTGTGTTGTTTTGCTTTAAATTCATCAAGAATGGTGTCTTTGCTAAGTACCCCCCTCAGGGTCCTGCGGTTGTGCGGTTTATGAAGCGATGCCGTATTCAATCAGCAGGCTTTCGAGCTCTTCAATTTCCAGCGGTGTGGGAATAACAAACATTGTGTTTTCATCCATTTTTTTGGACAGTGCCCGGTATTCGTCGGCCTGGGGATGTTCGGGAGCAAAATCAATTACGGTTTTTCTGTTGATCTCTGCCTGCTGAACCATGTTATGCCGGGGAACAAAGTGGAGCATCTGGGTGCCCAGTTTTTTGGCCAACTGCAGAATCATCTCTTCCTCGTTGTCAACCATACGGGAGTTGCAGATCAGGCCGCCGAGGCGGACGCCGCCGGACTGGGCAAATTTTACGATACCTTTACAG
This window contains:
- the nifK gene encoding nitrogenase molybdenum-iron protein subunit beta; protein product: MLLRHTPKEIVERKALAVNPAKTCQPIGAMYAGLGIHACLPHSHGSQGCCAYHRSTLTRHYREPIMAATSSFTEGASVFGGQANLLQALLTIFTTYNPDVVAVHTTCLSETIGDDVNQIVRKAKKDGTIPEGKYVVHTATPSYVGSHVTGFANMVKSIAIQMAEKTGTSNGKVNLIPGFVEPSDMAEIKRIAAMMGIGSILFPDTSGIVNGPLTGKFNMYPKGGTSIEDLKSTGDSIGSIGLGAWATTDAVKALESQFQVPGQVLDLPIGLLATDRFVDALRTVAGVSVPDSVTQERGQLLDVISDMQPHLYGKKVAIAGDPDQLIPLVEFLVTIGMKPVHIVTGTPGKAFTNRIKEITAKFGDDINVRNPADMFLMHQWIKNEPVDLLICNTYGKYIARDEDIPFVRHGFPILDRIGHSYFPSVGYAGGLRLLEKILGVLMDRKDRDASEEAFELVE
- the nifD gene encoding nitrogenase molybdenum-iron protein alpha chain, which translates into the protein MTGERNTTVNPEDVKKEILAKYPPKVARKRGKQITPVSSEEEKSSLSVGANVRTVPGIITQRGCCYAGCKGVIMGPTRDIINLTHGPIGCGFYSWLTRRNQTRPPSDDADNFMTYCFSTDMQDEDIVFGGEKKLKAAIQEAYDIFKPKAISIFSTCPVGLIGDDIHAVAREMKAELGINIFGFSCEGYKGVSQSAGHHIANNAIFTHVVGLDDTISDAKFKINLLGEYNIGGDAFIIDDLLEKCGISVVSTFSGNSTVDQFANCHTADLNAVMCHRSINYVADMLEIKYGIPWIKISFLGPRSTASSLRKIAAYFEDQELIDTVEKVIAEEMIPVEAKIAEIKPRCEGKTAMMFVGGSRAHHYQELFRDLGMEVLSAGYEFAHRDDYEGRHVIPDIKIDADSRNIEELEIEADETRYSPRKTEEQMKALEAKGFPFKEYEGMVPDMVEGSLIIDDISQHETETLIEMYRPDIFCAGIKEKYAVQKNGIPMKQLHSYDSGGPYAVFKGAMNFYEEIDRMLNANIWDYLKAPWQKEAEASAE